Genomic segment of Thiolapillus brandeum:
ATCTATTCACCCATTAAGTGATATTTAAGTAATACCTCGCGAATCTGCCTTACCTGATATGGCTTAGCCTTACTTCCTGACCGCTGCATGTTTATCTTTTCATCAATTCCTTTCTTTCGATAAATATGGTGGCTTCCACGAATCCGTTCATCAAATCCAAGATGAAGCAGTACGCCTCGAATATCATCAAATGCGATATTCGCATCTGATGTGCCACGAAGGATTTTTTCCATTACTTTCTCGTGCTTTCCCATGCCATGTCCTTCTGATTTCTAGGCGCCGAACGCCTTGCTCACCGGCAATTTAAAGTGGCACGTTTTTGCTGATTTTTAGCAAAACAAGTGCCGCTTTGAATTGTCCGTGTGCAGCTATTTTATAGA
This window contains:
- a CDS encoding type II toxin-antitoxin system HicA family toxin is translated as MGKHEKVMEKILRGTSDANIAFDDIRGVLLHLGFDERIRGSHHIYRKKGIDEKINMQRSGSKAKPYQVRQIREVLLKYHLMGE